One part of the Lepeophtheirus salmonis chromosome 14, UVic_Lsal_1.4, whole genome shotgun sequence genome encodes these proteins:
- the LOC121129633 gene encoding uncharacterized protein yields the protein MDTDIATVDVHGKIKKFPCSYCSSSFTKSGQLQTHIEGVHEKIKKFQCSYCSSCFTISGNLKRHIEGVHEKIKKFQCNDCSSSFTRSADLKVHIETVHEEIKKFKCSYCSSYFTQSGNLKTHIEGFHERIRKFKCSDCSSSFTFSGNLKRHIDAVHKKIKKFPCSFCSSSFSNSGNLKTHIEGFHEKIKKFKCSYCSSSFTQSGILKRHVEDVHEKINKFNCSFCSSSFARSGNLKTHIESVHEKIKKIKCDSCPSYFTNSGNLKRHIEGVHEKIKKFQCSYCSSSFARSGSLKRHFEGVHEKIKKFQCSFCSISFTQKAHLNIHIKNVHETIKKIQCGSCFSSFTRIGDLKLHHKTHHN from the coding sequence ATGGATACTGACATTGCCACTGTAGATGTTCAtggaaagattaaaaaattcccatGCAGTTACTGCTCGAGTTCTTTTACAAAATCTGGACAGTTGCAGACGCATATTGAAGGcgttcatgagaagattaaaaagtTCCAATGCAGTTATTGTTCAAGTTGTTTTACAATCTCTGGAAACTTGAAGAGACATATTGAAGGcgttcatgagaagattaaaaaattccaatgtaatGACTGCTCTAGTTCCTTTACACGCTCTGCAGACTTGAAAGTGCATATTGAAACTGTTCATGaggagattaaaaaattcaaatgtagttactgctctagttatTTTACACAATCTGGAAATTTGAAGACTCATATTGAAGGTTTTCATGAGAGGATTAGAAAATTCAAGTGCAGtgactgctctagttcttttacattCTCTGGAAACTTGAAGAGGCATATAGATGCTGTTCATAAGAAGATTAAGAAATTCCCATGTAGTTTCTGCTCAAGTTCTTTTTCAAACTCTGGAAACTTGAAGACTCATATTGAAGGTtttcatgagaagattaaaaaattcaaatgtagttactgctctagttcttttacacagtCTGGAATCTTGAAGAGGCATGTTGAAGATgttcatgagaaaataaacaaattcaacTGTAGTttctgctctagttcttttgcacgctctggaaacttgaagacgcatattgaaagtgttcatgagaaaatcaaaaaaatcaaatgtgatTCCTGCCCCAGTTATTTTACAAACTCTGGAAACTTGAAGaggcatattgaaggtgttcatgagaaaattaaaaaattccaatgtagttATTGTTCTAGTTCGTTTGCACGCTCTGGAAGCTTGAAAAGACATTTTGAAGGTGTTCacgagaagattaaaaaatttcaatgcagTTTCTGCTCTATTTCTTTTACACAAAAAGCACACttgaatattcatattaaaaatgtacatgagacgataaaaaaaatccaatgtggTTCCTGCTTTAGTTCTTTTACGCGAATAGGAGACTTGAAGTTGCATCACAAGACTCATCATAATTAG
- the Tpt gene encoding tRNA 2'-phosphotransferase 1 isoform X3 encodes MESKRNKTKISKTLTWLLRHHAQEEGLFMDGKGNVRVSDILQNPKFKEVSVKEIEEIVNTDVKQRYSLTEKDNVLWIRANQGHSIQLSSPDLELIQDPHKYPIVVHGTFSSKLPKILESGGLSRMNRTHIHFAPTDDSSIVISGMRRKCNVIIYVDIMEAMKGRTCCE; translated from the exons ATGGAgagtaaaagaaataaaaccaaGATATCCAAGACTCTGACTTGGCTCCTAAGACATCATGCTCAAGAAGAAGGTCTATTCATGGATGGAAAAGGGAATGTCAGAGTGAGTGATATTCTACAAAACCCGAAATTTAAGGAAGTTTCCGTTAAAGAGATAGAAGAAATTGTGAATACTGACGTAAAGCAGCGATACTCCCTCACTGAAAAGGATAATGTCTTGTGGATTCGTGCGAATCAAGGACATTCCATACAA ctGTCGTCACCGGATCTCGAATTGATTCAAGATCCTCATAAATATCCAATAGTTGTACATGGAACTTTTTCATCCAAACTCCCTAAAATCCTTGAATCCGGTGGTCTCAGTCGTATGAATAGAACACATATTCATTTTGCGCCCACAGACGATAGTTCAATAGTTATTTCAGGAATGCGTAGAAAAtgtaatgtaataatttatgttgATATCATGGAAGCTATGAAAG GCAGGACCTGCTGTGAATGA